The Pseudomonas orientalis genome contains a region encoding:
- a CDS encoding aspartate aminotransferase family protein, whose product MSSNNPQTREWQALSNDHHLAPFSDFKQLKEKGPRIITKAHGVYLWDSEGNKILDGMAGLWCVAIGYGRDELADAAAKQMKELPYYNLFFQTAHPPVLELAKVISDVAPAGMNHVFFTGSGSEGNDTMLRMVRHYWAIKGQPNKKTIISRKNGYHGSTVAGASLGGMTYMHEQGDLPIPGITHIAQPYWFGEGGDMSPEEFGIWAANQLEEKILELGVDNVGAFIAEPIQGAGGVIVPPDSYWPRIKEILAKYDILFVADEVICGFGRTGQWFGSDFYDLKPHMMTIAKGLTSGYVPMGGLIVHDDVVAVLNEGGDFNHGFTYSGHPVAAAVALENIRILRDEKIVSRVHEETAPYLQKRLRELADHPLVGEVRGVGMLGAIELVQDKATRKRYEGKGAGMICRTFCFENGLIMRAVGDTMIISPPLVISKAEIDELVTKARQCLDLTLAALQD is encoded by the coding sequence ATGTCCAGCAACAACCCGCAAACCCGTGAATGGCAAGCCTTGAGCAATGATCACCACCTCGCGCCGTTCAGCGACTTCAAGCAATTGAAAGAGAAAGGCCCAAGGATCATCACCAAAGCCCACGGCGTTTACCTGTGGGACAGCGAAGGCAACAAGATCCTCGACGGCATGGCCGGCCTGTGGTGCGTGGCGATCGGTTACGGTCGCGATGAACTGGCCGACGCCGCCGCCAAACAGATGAAAGAACTGCCGTACTACAACCTGTTCTTCCAGACTGCCCACCCGCCGGTACTCGAACTGGCCAAAGTCATTTCCGACGTCGCACCGGCCGGCATGAACCACGTGTTCTTCACCGGTTCCGGCTCCGAAGGCAACGACACCATGTTGCGCATGGTCCGCCACTACTGGGCGATCAAGGGCCAGCCGAACAAGAAAACCATCATCAGCCGCAAGAATGGCTACCACGGTTCCACCGTGGCCGGCGCCAGCCTGGGCGGCATGACCTATATGCATGAGCAGGGCGACCTGCCGATCCCGGGCATCACCCACATCGCCCAGCCGTACTGGTTCGGCGAAGGCGGCGACATGAGCCCTGAAGAATTTGGGATCTGGGCCGCCAACCAGTTGGAAGAGAAGATCCTGGAACTGGGCGTGGACAACGTCGGTGCCTTTATTGCCGAGCCGATCCAGGGCGCCGGTGGCGTGATCGTGCCGCCTGACAGCTACTGGCCGCGCATCAAGGAAATCCTCGCCAAGTACGACATCCTGTTTGTCGCCGACGAAGTCATCTGCGGCTTCGGCCGTACCGGGCAGTGGTTCGGCAGCGATTTCTACGACCTCAAGCCACACATGATGACCATCGCCAAGGGCCTGACTTCCGGCTACGTCCCCATGGGCGGCCTGATCGTGCACGACGACGTGGTGGCCGTGCTCAACGAAGGCGGCGATTTCAACCACGGGTTCACCTACTCCGGGCATCCGGTGGCGGCGGCGGTGGCCTTGGAAAACATCCGCATCCTGCGCGATGAAAAAATCGTCAGCCGCGTGCATGAAGAAACGGCACCGTATTTGCAGAAACGTCTGCGGGAACTGGCGGACCATCCACTGGTGGGTGAAGTGCGCGGTGTGGGCATGCTCGGTGCGATCGAGCTGGTGCAGGACAAGGCCACGCGCAAGCGCTACGAAGGCAAGGGCGCCGGCATGATTTGCCGAACCTTCTGCTTCGAAAACGGCCTGATCATGCGCGCCGTGGGCGATACCATGATCATTTCGCCGCCGCTGGTGATCAGCAAGGCTGAAATCGACGAGCTGGTGACCAAGGCCCGCCAGTGCCTGGACCTGACGTTGGCGGCATTGCAGGACTGA
- a CDS encoding ABC transporter ATP-binding protein, protein MAVASGAYKKALEGDQTPKKVLVKIDRVTKKFDETIAVDDVSLEIKKGEIFALLGGSGSGKSTLLRMLAGFERPTEGRIYLDGVDITDMPPYERPINMMFQSYALFPHMTVAQNIAFGLQQDKIPKAEVDARVAEMLKLVQMSQYAKRKPHQLSGGQRQRVALARSLAKRPKLLLLDEPMGALDKKLRSQMQLELVEIIERVGVTCVMVTHDQEEAMTMAERIAIMHLGWIAQIGSPIDIYETPTSRLVCEFIGNVNIFDTQVVDDAEGHAVLKCPDLDRDIYVGYGIATSVEDKSVTYAIRPEKLLVTTQMPTCEHNWSSGKVHDIAYLGGHSVFYVELPSGKLVQSFVANAERRGQRPTWGDQVYVWWEDDSGVVLRS, encoded by the coding sequence ATGGCAGTTGCCTCCGGCGCCTATAAGAAAGCCCTCGAGGGCGACCAGACACCGAAGAAGGTGCTGGTCAAAATCGACCGGGTCACGAAGAAGTTCGACGAGACGATTGCCGTGGACGATGTGTCCCTGGAAATCAAGAAAGGCGAGATCTTCGCCTTGCTCGGCGGCTCGGGTTCGGGCAAGTCCACCCTGCTGCGCATGCTGGCAGGCTTCGAACGCCCGACTGAAGGTCGCATCTACCTCGACGGTGTGGACATCACCGACATGCCGCCCTATGAGCGGCCGATCAACATGATGTTCCAGTCCTACGCCTTGTTTCCGCACATGACCGTGGCGCAGAACATTGCTTTCGGCCTGCAACAGGACAAGATCCCCAAGGCCGAAGTGGATGCCCGCGTGGCCGAGATGCTCAAGCTGGTGCAGATGAGCCAGTACGCCAAGCGCAAGCCGCACCAGCTGTCCGGTGGTCAGCGCCAGCGTGTGGCATTGGCCCGCTCCCTGGCCAAGCGTCCGAAACTGCTGCTGCTCGATGAGCCGATGGGGGCGCTGGACAAGAAGCTGCGTTCGCAGATGCAACTGGAGCTGGTGGAGATCATCGAACGCGTCGGCGTGACCTGCGTGATGGTGACCCACGACCAGGAAGAGGCCATGACCATGGCCGAGCGTATCGCGATCATGCACCTGGGCTGGATCGCCCAGATCGGTAGCCCGATCGACATCTACGAAACACCTACCAGCCGCCTGGTGTGCGAGTTCATCGGCAACGTCAATATCTTCGACACCCAGGTGGTGGACGATGCCGAGGGCCACGCGGTACTCAAGTGCCCGGACCTGGACCGCGACATTTACGTGGGCTACGGCATCGCCACCTCGGTGGAAGACAAGTCGGTGACCTACGCGATTCGCCCGGAAAAACTGCTGGTCACCACCCAGATGCCGACCTGCGAGCACAACTGGTCCAGCGGCAAGGTGCACGACATTGCCTACCTGGGCGGCCACTCGGTGTTCTACGTGGAACTGCCGAGCGGCAAGCTGGTGCAGTCCTTCGTCGCCAACGCCGAGCGCCGTGGCCAGCGGCCGACCTGGGGTGACCAGGTCTACGTATGGTGGGAAGACGACAGCGGCGTGGTACTGCGCTCATGA
- a CDS encoding polyamine ABC transporter substrate-binding protein, with protein sequence MPISLFRKALLVGAGITLAVSVQAAPTVHVYNWSDYIGPDTLANFEKATGIKPVYDVFDSNETLEGKLLAGRTGYDVVVPSNHFLGKQIKAGAFQKLDKSLLTHYANLDPALLKRLEKNDPGNAYAVPYLWGTNGIGYNVNKVKEVLGVDKIDSWAVLFEPENMKKLASCGVSFMDSADEMLPAVLNYMGLDPNSTNPADYKKAEEKLLKVRPYVTYFHSSKYISDLANGNICVAAGFSGDVFQARARAAEAGKGVNIAYAIPKEGGNLWFDVLAIPKDAANVKEAHAFINYLLQPEVIAQVSDYVGYANPNPGSDTLMEQSIRTDAAVYPPQAVLDRTFVNVELPPKVQRLMTRSWTKVKTGK encoded by the coding sequence TTGCCAATTTCTTTATTTCGCAAAGCCTTGCTGGTGGGTGCAGGTATCACGCTGGCTGTCAGCGTGCAGGCCGCACCGACTGTGCATGTTTATAACTGGTCGGACTACATCGGCCCCGACACCCTGGCCAATTTCGAAAAGGCCACCGGCATCAAGCCCGTGTATGACGTGTTCGATTCCAACGAAACCCTGGAAGGCAAGCTGCTCGCCGGGCGTACCGGCTACGACGTGGTGGTGCCGTCCAACCACTTCCTGGGCAAGCAGATCAAGGCCGGGGCGTTCCAGAAGCTCGACAAGTCATTGCTGACCCACTACGCCAACCTCGACCCGGCGTTGCTCAAGCGCCTTGAGAAAAACGATCCGGGCAATGCGTACGCCGTGCCGTACCTGTGGGGCACCAATGGCATCGGTTACAACGTCAACAAAGTGAAGGAGGTGCTGGGTGTCGACAAGATCGACTCCTGGGCCGTGCTGTTCGAGCCGGAAAACATGAAGAAGCTCGCCAGCTGCGGTGTTTCATTCATGGATTCGGCGGATGAAATGCTGCCCGCAGTCCTCAACTACATGGGCCTGGACCCGAACAGCACCAACCCGGCCGACTACAAGAAGGCCGAGGAGAAGTTGCTCAAAGTCCGCCCCTACGTGACCTACTTCCATTCCTCCAAATACATCTCGGACCTGGCCAACGGCAATATCTGCGTGGCCGCCGGTTTTTCCGGCGATGTGTTCCAGGCCAGGGCACGTGCCGCCGAAGCGGGCAAAGGCGTGAACATCGCCTACGCGATTCCCAAGGAAGGCGGCAACCTGTGGTTTGACGTGCTGGCGATCCCCAAGGACGCCGCCAACGTCAAGGAAGCCCACGCTTTCATCAACTATTTGCTGCAACCTGAGGTGATCGCCCAGGTCAGTGATTACGTCGGTTACGCCAACCCCAACCCCGGGTCGGACACGCTGATGGAGCAATCGATACGCACCGACGCAGCGGTTTACCCACCGCAGGCGGTACTCGACCGGACATTCGTCAACGTCGAGCTGCCCCCGAAGGTGCAACGTTTAATGACCCGTAGCTGGACCAAGGTCAAGACGGGCAAGTAA
- a CDS encoding TetR/AcrR family transcriptional regulator: MTTAAPRKPRARSQARIDAILDAARALLAAEGVAGLSIYSVAERAQIPPSSVYHFFASVPALLEALTADVHAAFRAAIQAPIEHDSLKTWRDLSCIVEQRMLAIYSHDAAARQLILAQHGLTEVTQADRQHDLELGDLMLTVFNRHFEVPTLPSDVDVFALALELSDRVYARSVHQHGQITPRMAQEGMRVFDAYVGLYLPAYLPKR, translated from the coding sequence ATGACAACCGCCGCCCCTCGCAAACCCCGCGCCCGCAGTCAAGCGCGGATCGACGCGATCCTGGACGCCGCCCGCGCCTTGCTGGCGGCCGAAGGCGTGGCCGGTTTGTCGATCTACAGCGTGGCCGAACGGGCGCAGATCCCGCCATCGTCGGTGTACCACTTTTTCGCCAGCGTGCCGGCACTGCTCGAGGCGTTGACGGCCGATGTGCACGCCGCCTTTCGCGCGGCCATCCAGGCGCCCATCGAACACGACTCGCTCAAGACCTGGCGCGACCTGTCCTGCATCGTCGAGCAGCGCATGCTCGCCATCTACAGCCATGACGCCGCCGCGCGCCAGTTGATCCTGGCCCAGCATGGGTTGACTGAAGTGACCCAGGCGGATCGTCAGCATGACCTGGAACTGGGCGATCTGATGTTGACGGTATTCAACCGCCACTTTGAAGTGCCGACACTACCGAGCGATGTGGATGTGTTCGCCCTGGCGCTTGAATTGAGTGACCGCGTGTATGCGCGCTCGGTGCATCAGCATGGGCAGATTACGCCGCGCATGGCGCAGGAAGGCATGCGGGTGTTTGATGCGTATGTGGGGCTTTATCTGCCGGCTTACTTGCCCAAGCGCTGA
- a CDS encoding TOBE domain-containing protein produces the protein MTIKAINVRNQFKGTIKEIVVGDVLSEIDVQTASGIVTSVITTRSVKELELVIGSEVIAFVKSTEVSIAKL, from the coding sequence ATGACTATTAAAGCCATCAACGTGCGTAACCAATTCAAAGGCACCATCAAGGAAATCGTGGTGGGCGACGTGTTGTCGGAGATCGACGTGCAGACGGCCTCGGGCATTGTCACGTCTGTAATCACCACGCGCTCGGTGAAAGAGCTGGAGCTGGTGATTGGCAGCGAGGTGATTGCCTTTGTGAAATCGACTGAGGTGTCGATTGCCAAGCTGTGA
- a CDS encoding polyamine ABC transporter substrate-binding protein has protein sequence MKNAGKTLLALSLMGAMAGAAQADNKVLHVYNWSDYIAPDTIANFEKESGIKVVYDVFDSNETLEAKLLAGKSGYDIVVPSNNFLAKQIKAGVYQELDKSKLPEYSNLNKSLLKAVSVSDPDNKHAFPYMWGSIGIGYNPEKVKAALGVDKIESWDVLMKPENIAKLKSCGVSFLDSPTEMLPIALHYLGLPTDTQKKADLKQAEDLFLKIRPSIGYFHSSKYISDLANGNICVAVGYSGDIQQAKSRAAEAGGKVKVAYDIPKEGAGSFFDMVAIPKDAENVEAAYAFMNYLLKPQVMASITNSVRFPNGNEKATALVDKDITSDPGIYPPADVQAKLYAIADLPAATQREMTRSWTKIKSGK, from the coding sequence TTGAAAAACGCTGGCAAGACCCTCCTCGCCTTGTCCCTGATGGGCGCAATGGCGGGCGCGGCCCAGGCGGACAATAAAGTCCTGCACGTCTACAACTGGTCCGACTACATCGCACCGGACACCATCGCCAACTTCGAAAAGGAGTCGGGCATCAAAGTGGTGTACGACGTGTTCGACAGCAACGAGACCCTGGAAGCCAAGTTGCTGGCAGGCAAGTCCGGCTATGACATCGTCGTACCGTCGAACAACTTCCTGGCCAAGCAGATCAAGGCCGGCGTGTACCAGGAGCTGGACAAGTCCAAGCTGCCTGAGTACAGCAACCTGAACAAATCCCTGCTCAAGGCCGTGTCGGTCAGCGACCCGGACAACAAGCACGCGTTCCCGTACATGTGGGGCTCGATCGGTATCGGCTACAACCCGGAGAAGGTCAAGGCCGCGCTGGGCGTGGACAAGATCGAGTCGTGGGATGTGCTGATGAAGCCGGAAAACATCGCCAAGCTGAAAAGCTGCGGCGTGAGCTTCCTCGATTCGCCGACCGAAATGCTGCCGATTGCGCTGCATTACCTGGGCCTGCCGACCGACACTCAGAAGAAAGCCGACCTCAAGCAAGCCGAAGACCTGTTCCTGAAAATCCGTCCTTCGATTGGCTACTTCCACTCGTCCAAGTACATCTCGGACCTGGCCAACGGCAACATCTGTGTGGCCGTGGGTTACTCGGGTGACATCCAGCAGGCCAAGTCCCGCGCGGCTGAAGCCGGTGGCAAGGTCAAGGTGGCCTACGACATTCCGAAAGAAGGCGCCGGCAGTTTCTTCGACATGGTCGCCATCCCGAAAGATGCTGAAAACGTCGAAGCCGCCTACGCGTTCATGAACTACCTGCTCAAGCCGCAAGTGATGGCTTCGATCACCAACAGCGTGCGCTTCCCGAACGGTAACGAGAAAGCCACCGCACTGGTCGACAAAGACATCACCAGCGACCCTGGCATCTATCCACCAGCGGACGTGCAGGCCAAGCTCTACGCCATTGCCGACCTGCCGGCTGCAACCCAGCGTGAAATGACCCGCAGCTGGACCAAGATCAAATCGGGTAAATAA
- a CDS encoding ABC transporter permease subunit: MNMKKFKRRLDRIIPNGKQVVIGIPFLWLFLFFALPFFIVLKISFAEADVAIPPYTEIYTYVEQKLQVVLNLANYSLLAGDELYIAAYLGSLKMAFFSTLLCLLIGYPMAYAIATARKEMQTVLVLLIMMPTWTAILIRVYAWMGILSNNGLLNGFLMSMGLINEPLQILNTNIAVYIGVVYSYLPFMILPLYANLVKHDQSLLEAASDLGSSTFNSFWKITVPLSKNGIIAGCMLVFIPVVGEFVIPELLGGPETLMIGKVLWQEFFNNRDWPVASALAVVMLAILIVPIILFNRSQAKELEGKI, encoded by the coding sequence ATGAACATGAAGAAATTCAAGCGGCGCTTGGATCGCATAATCCCCAATGGCAAGCAGGTGGTCATCGGGATTCCCTTCCTCTGGCTGTTCCTGTTTTTCGCACTGCCGTTCTTCATCGTGTTGAAAATCAGCTTTGCCGAAGCCGATGTGGCGATCCCGCCCTACACCGAGATCTACACCTACGTTGAGCAGAAGCTGCAAGTGGTGCTGAACCTGGCCAACTACAGCTTGCTGGCGGGCGACGAGCTCTACATCGCCGCGTACCTGGGCTCGCTGAAGATGGCCTTTTTCAGCACGCTGCTGTGCCTGCTGATCGGCTACCCGATGGCCTACGCCATCGCCACCGCACGCAAGGAAATGCAAACCGTGCTGGTGCTGCTGATCATGATGCCGACCTGGACCGCGATCCTGATCCGCGTCTATGCGTGGATGGGCATCCTCAGCAACAACGGCTTGCTCAACGGCTTCCTGATGTCCATGGGGCTGATCAACGAACCGCTGCAGATCCTCAACACCAACATCGCGGTGTATATTGGCGTGGTCTATTCGTACCTGCCGTTCATGATCCTGCCGCTGTACGCCAACCTGGTCAAACACGACCAGAGCCTGCTGGAAGCGGCGTCGGACCTGGGCTCAAGCACCTTCAACAGCTTCTGGAAAATCACCGTGCCGCTGTCCAAGAACGGCATCATCGCCGGGTGCATGCTGGTGTTTATCCCGGTGGTGGGCGAGTTCGTGATTCCTGAACTGCTCGGCGGCCCGGAAACCCTGATGATCGGTAAAGTGCTGTGGCAGGAATTCTTCAACAACCGTGACTGGCCGGTGGCGTCCGCCCTGGCGGTGGTGATGCTGGCGATCCTGATCGTGCCGATCATCCTGTTCAACCGCAGCCAGGCCAAAGAGCTGGAGGGCAAGATATGA
- a CDS encoding ABC transporter permease subunit, translating into MKRFRFSSFMLVVGLLFIYLPMLILVIYSFNESKLVTVWGGWSIKWYVGLLDNTQLMGSVARSLEIACYTAVAAVALGTLAAFVLTRISQFKGRTLFGGLVTAPLVMPEVITGLSLLLLFVAMAQMIGWPQERGIVTIWIAHTTFCAAYVAVVVSARLRELDLSIEEAAMDLGARPWKVFFLITIPMIAPSLAAGGMMSFALSLDDLVLASFVSGPGSTTLPMEVFSAVRLGVKPEINAVASLILLAVSLVTFLVWFFSRRAEEHRKKAIQQAIEEAAADGWQQPDKRRAPAPV; encoded by the coding sequence ATGAAGCGCTTTCGTTTCTCCAGCTTCATGCTGGTCGTGGGGTTGCTGTTCATTTACCTGCCGATGCTGATCCTGGTGATCTACTCGTTCAACGAGTCCAAGCTGGTGACGGTGTGGGGCGGCTGGTCGATCAAGTGGTACGTGGGCCTGCTGGACAACACCCAACTGATGGGCTCGGTGGCGCGCTCCCTGGAAATTGCCTGCTACACGGCGGTGGCGGCCGTTGCGCTGGGGACGCTGGCGGCGTTCGTGCTGACGCGCATCAGCCAGTTCAAGGGCCGCACGCTGTTTGGCGGCCTGGTCACGGCGCCGCTGGTGATGCCGGAGGTGATTACCGGCCTGTCGCTGTTGCTGCTATTCGTGGCCATGGCGCAGATGATCGGTTGGCCTCAGGAGCGTGGCATCGTCACCATCTGGATCGCCCACACGACGTTCTGCGCGGCGTATGTGGCGGTGGTGGTGTCGGCGCGCCTGCGTGAGCTGGACCTGTCGATCGAAGAAGCGGCGATGGACCTGGGCGCACGGCCGTGGAAGGTGTTCTTCCTGATCACCATCCCGATGATCGCGCCATCGCTGGCGGCGGGCGGCATGATGTCGTTCGCACTGTCCCTGGACGACCTGGTACTGGCCAGCTTCGTATCGGGCCCAGGTTCGACCACCTTGCCGATGGAAGTGTTCTCGGCGGTGCGCCTTGGGGTCAAGCCCGAGATCAACGCGGTGGCGAGCCTGATCCTGCTGGCGGTGTCGCTGGTGACCTTCCTGGTGTGGTTCTTCAGCCGCCGTGCCGAAGAACACCGCAAGAAAGCCATCCAGCAAGCCATCGAAGAAGCCGCAGCGGATGGCTGGCAGCAGCCGGACAAGCGCCGCGCCCCGGCACCGGTCTAA
- a CDS encoding glutamine synthetase family protein, with the protein MSVPPRAVQLNEANAFLKDHPEVLYVDLLIADMNGVVRGKRIERTSLHKVYEKGINLPASLFALDINGSTVESTGLGLDIGDADRICYPIPDTLCNEPWQKRPTAQLLMTMHELEGEPFFADPREVLRQVVSKFDDMGLTICAAFELEFYLIDQENVNGRPQPPRSPISGKRPHSTQVYLIDDLDEYVDCLQDILEGAKEQGIPADAIVKESAPAQFEVNLHHVADPIKACDYAVLLKRLIKNIAYDHEMDTTFMAKPYPGQAGNGLHVHISILDKDGKNIFASEDPEQNAALRHAIGGVLETLPAQMAFLCPNVNSYRRFGAQFYVPNSPCWGLDNRTVAIRVPTGSSDAVRIEHRVAGADANPYLLMASVLAGVHHGLTNKIEPGAPVEGNSYEQNEQSLPNNLRDALRELDDSEVMAKYIDPKYIDIFVACKESELEEFEHSISDLEYNWYLHTV; encoded by the coding sequence ATGTCGGTACCCCCGCGTGCCGTTCAGCTTAACGAAGCGAACGCGTTCCTTAAGGATCATCCTGAGGTTCTGTACGTAGACCTTCTAATTGCGGATATGAATGGTGTGGTGCGCGGCAAGCGCATCGAACGCACCAGCCTCCACAAGGTTTACGAGAAGGGCATTAACCTGCCTGCCTCTTTATTTGCCCTGGATATCAACGGCTCGACGGTGGAAAGCACCGGCCTGGGCCTGGACATCGGCGATGCTGACCGAATCTGTTATCCAATCCCCGACACCCTGTGCAATGAACCCTGGCAAAAGCGCCCTACCGCGCAACTGCTGATGACCATGCACGAACTGGAAGGTGAACCCTTCTTCGCCGATCCACGCGAAGTACTGCGCCAAGTCGTGAGCAAGTTCGACGACATGGGCCTGACCATCTGCGCCGCCTTCGAGCTTGAGTTCTACCTGATCGACCAGGAGAACGTGAACGGCCGCCCTCAACCGCCGCGCTCGCCGATCTCCGGCAAACGCCCGCATTCGACACAGGTCTACCTGATCGATGACCTCGACGAATACGTCGATTGCCTCCAGGACATTCTGGAAGGTGCCAAGGAGCAAGGCATCCCGGCCGATGCCATCGTCAAGGAAAGTGCCCCGGCGCAGTTCGAAGTGAACCTGCACCACGTGGCCGACCCGATCAAGGCCTGCGACTACGCGGTACTGCTCAAGCGCCTGATCAAGAACATCGCCTACGACCATGAGATGGACACCACCTTCATGGCCAAGCCTTACCCCGGCCAGGCAGGCAACGGTTTGCACGTGCACATCTCCATTCTGGACAAGGACGGCAAGAACATTTTTGCCAGCGAGGATCCCGAGCAGAACGCCGCATTGCGTCACGCGATCGGCGGTGTGCTCGAGACCCTGCCCGCCCAGATGGCGTTCCTGTGCCCCAACGTCAACTCCTACCGCCGTTTCGGCGCACAGTTCTACGTGCCGAATTCGCCGTGCTGGGGCCTGGACAACCGCACCGTGGCGATTCGCGTACCGACCGGCTCGTCCGATGCGGTGCGCATCGAACACCGCGTGGCCGGGGCCGATGCCAACCCTTACCTGCTGATGGCTTCGGTATTGGCCGGCGTGCACCACGGCCTGACCAACAAGATCGAACCGGGCGCGCCCGTGGAAGGCAACAGCTACGAGCAGAACGAACAGAGCCTGCCGAACAACCTGCGCGATGCCCTGCGCGAGTTGGACGACAGCGAGGTGATGGCCAAGTACATCGATCCCAAATACATCGATATCTTCGTCGCCTGTAAGGAAAGCGAGCTGGAGGAGTTCGAACACTCCATCTCCGACCTTGAGTACAACTGGTACCTGCATACCGTGTAA
- a CDS encoding glutamine synthetase family protein, whose translation MSNNLDQLTDWLKDHKITEVECMIGDLTGITRGKISPTNKFIAEKGMRLPESVLLQTVTGDYVEDDIYYELLDPADIDMICRPDQNAVFLVPWAIEPTAQVIHDTYDKQGNPIELSPRNVLKKVLKLYADRGWQPIVAPEMEFYLTKRCEDPDFPLQPPIGRSGRPETGRQSFSIEAANEFDPLFEDVYDWCELQELDLDTLIHEDGTAQMEINFRHGDALSLADQILVFKRTMREAALKHNVAATFMAKPMTGEPGSAMHLHQSIIDIATGKNVFSNEDGSMSQLFLNHIGGLQKFIPELLPLFAPNVNSFRRFLPDTSAPVNVEWGEENRTVGLRVPDAGPQNRRVENRLPGADANPYLAIAASLLCGYIGMVEGHNPSAPVVGRGYERRNLRLPLTIEDALERMENSKTIEKYLGQKFITGYVAVKRAEHENFKRVISSWEREFLLFAV comes from the coding sequence ATGAGTAACAACCTCGACCAGCTCACCGATTGGTTGAAAGACCACAAGATCACAGAAGTCGAATGCATGATTGGCGACCTCACTGGCATCACCCGGGGCAAGATTTCGCCGACCAACAAGTTCATCGCCGAAAAAGGCATGCGCCTGCCCGAAAGCGTTCTGTTGCAGACCGTGACCGGCGACTATGTCGAAGACGACATCTATTACGAATTGCTCGACCCGGCCGACATCGACATGATCTGCCGCCCCGACCAGAACGCGGTATTCCTGGTGCCCTGGGCCATCGAGCCGACCGCCCAGGTGATCCACGACACCTACGACAAGCAAGGCAACCCGATCGAGCTGTCGCCGCGCAACGTACTCAAGAAAGTCCTCAAGCTCTACGCCGACCGTGGCTGGCAGCCTATCGTGGCGCCGGAGATGGAGTTCTACCTGACCAAGCGCTGCGAAGACCCGGACTTCCCGCTGCAACCGCCGATTGGCCGTTCCGGTCGCCCGGAGACGGGGCGCCAGTCCTTCTCTATAGAAGCCGCCAACGAATTCGACCCGCTGTTCGAAGACGTCTATGACTGGTGCGAACTGCAGGAGCTGGACCTCGATACCTTGATCCACGAAGACGGCACCGCACAGATGGAAATCAACTTCCGTCACGGTGACGCGCTGTCCCTGGCCGACCAGATCCTGGTGTTCAAGCGCACCATGCGTGAAGCCGCGCTCAAGCACAATGTGGCCGCCACCTTCATGGCCAAGCCCATGACCGGCGAGCCCGGCAGCGCGATGCACCTGCACCAGAGCATCATCGACATCGCCACCGGCAAGAACGTCTTCTCCAACGAAGACGGGAGCATGAGCCAGCTGTTCCTCAACCATATTGGCGGCCTGCAGAAATTCATCCCCGAGTTGCTGCCTTTATTCGCCCCCAACGTGAATTCATTCCGCCGCTTCCTGCCCGACACCTCGGCGCCGGTGAACGTGGAATGGGGTGAAGAAAACCGCACCGTGGGCCTGCGCGTACCGGATGCCGGGCCGCAGAACCGCCGCGTGGAAAACCGCTTGCCGGGCGCCGACGCCAACCCGTACCTGGCCATTGCCGCCAGTTTGCTGTGCGGCTACATCGGCATGGTCGAAGGCCATAACCCGAGCGCACCCGTGGTGGGCCGTGGTTACGAGCGGCGCAACCTGCGCCTGCCGCTGACCATCGAGGACGCCCTGGAACGCATGGAAAACAGCAAGACCATCGAAAAATACCTGGGGCAGAAATTCATCACAGGCTACGTCGCGGTCAAGCGGGCCGAGCATGAAAACTTCAAGCGCGTGATCAGTTCGTGGGAGCGGGAATTCCTGCTCTTCGCCGTCTGA